In the Pseudanabaena sp. PCC 7367 genome, one interval contains:
- a CDS encoding glycogen/starch/alpha-glucan phosphorylase → MVWNPFKKKDEADLVSTEATDSTPSASTVPPPEKTQEKQNGEEQSLSPSVPPAPDNSSSTNVGVAEPVAEVKIQTEQLNEEPQGFVCVPEIRVEDDRTGLDIETLKRAFADNLFYIQGKLGSMATPNDYYMALAYTVRDRLLQRWLNSAQTYLRGDVKVVCYLSAEFLLGPHLGNNLINLGIYDRIEQAITESGLDLQELIAQEEEPGLGNGGLGRLAACYIDSLASLEIPAIGYGIRYEFGIFDQEIQDGWQVEITDKWLRYGNPWEIARPEIAVEVKLGGYVDHYVDDAGNYRTHWIPDREVHGVPYDTPILGYRVNTANTLRLWKAEAPESFDFQAFNVGDYYGAVDAKISSENITKVLYPNDEQVQGKRLRLEQQYFFVSCSLQDMIRLYLLENPNLDNFHETFAVQLNDTHPSIGVPELMRLLVDEHHMAWEQAWQITTHTFAYTNHTLLPEALEKWSVQLFGRVLPRHLEIIYEINRRFLDMVRIRYPDNDAKLASLSLIDELGKKSVRMAHLACVGSYAINGVAQLHTELLKKDVLHDFYALWPEKFSNKTNGVTPRRWVVQNNPGLSKLISRKIGDRWITHLDELRKLEQFADDPQFQAQWQQVKQNCKHQLTKQIKERTGVVVDPTSMFDIQVKRIHEYKRQHLNALHIITLYNRLKENPDLDLQPRTFIFGGKAAPGYFMAKLMIKLITSVGEVVNNDPDVRDRLKVVFLPDYNVTNSQRVYPAADLSEQISTAGKEASGTGNMKFSLNGALTIGTLDGANVEIREEVGAENFFLFGLTTPEVKEQKANGYNSWDVYNANPGLKKAIDMISCGFFSHGDQQLFKPLLDSLLYDDKYMLFADYQDYIDCQDRVGDAFKHKDAWTKMSILNTARSGKFSSDRAIREYCQEIWQVEPVPIELQEYVQANAVLRVRQPNGSKA, encoded by the coding sequence ATGGTCTGGAACCCATTTAAGAAAAAGGATGAAGCGGACTTGGTGTCAACAGAGGCAACTGACTCAACCCCTTCAGCCTCAACTGTCCCGCCCCCAGAAAAGACCCAAGAAAAGCAGAATGGCGAGGAGCAATCATTAAGTCCATCAGTTCCTCCTGCTCCTGATAACTCTAGTTCAACCAATGTAGGTGTGGCAGAACCAGTGGCAGAAGTAAAGATCCAAACCGAGCAGCTAAACGAAGAACCCCAGGGTTTTGTCTGTGTGCCGGAAATTAGAGTAGAAGACGATCGCACCGGCCTGGATATTGAAACCCTGAAGCGAGCCTTTGCTGATAATTTGTTCTACATCCAAGGCAAACTCGGTTCAATGGCTACGCCCAATGATTACTATATGGCGCTGGCCTATACGGTGCGCGATCGCCTATTGCAACGATGGTTGAACAGTGCCCAAACCTACTTACGTGGGGATGTGAAGGTGGTTTGCTACTTGTCGGCCGAGTTCTTGCTCGGGCCCCATCTGGGTAACAATTTAATTAACCTGGGCATTTACGATCGGATTGAGCAAGCGATCACCGAGTCTGGTTTAGATTTGCAGGAACTAATTGCCCAGGAAGAAGAACCAGGGTTGGGGAACGGTGGTTTGGGTCGCCTTGCCGCCTGCTACATTGACTCATTGGCCTCTTTGGAAATTCCGGCGATCGGCTATGGCATTCGCTATGAGTTTGGTATTTTTGACCAGGAAATCCAGGACGGCTGGCAGGTGGAAATTACCGATAAATGGTTGCGCTATGGCAATCCCTGGGAAATTGCACGGCCGGAGATCGCAGTAGAAGTAAAGCTGGGCGGCTACGTCGATCACTATGTTGATGATGCGGGTAACTATCGCACCCATTGGATTCCCGATCGAGAAGTGCATGGTGTTCCCTATGACACGCCGATTCTTGGCTATCGCGTTAATACGGCCAACACTTTGCGATTGTGGAAAGCGGAAGCCCCTGAATCCTTTGACTTCCAGGCCTTTAATGTGGGCGACTACTATGGTGCTGTCGATGCCAAAATCTCATCCGAGAATATTACCAAAGTGCTCTATCCCAATGATGAGCAAGTGCAGGGCAAGCGATTGCGGCTAGAACAGCAATATTTCTTTGTGTCCTGTTCTTTGCAAGATATGATTCGCTTGTATTTGCTAGAAAACCCCAATTTGGATAATTTCCACGAAACCTTTGCGGTGCAGCTTAATGACACCCATCCTTCGATCGGCGTGCCGGAATTAATGCGCTTGCTGGTGGATGAGCACCACATGGCCTGGGAGCAAGCCTGGCAAATTACGACCCATACCTTCGCCTACACCAATCACACCCTGTTGCCGGAAGCTTTGGAGAAATGGTCGGTACAATTATTTGGTCGGGTATTGCCCAGACATTTGGAAATTATTTACGAAATCAATCGCCGTTTTCTGGATATGGTGCGGATTAGATATCCAGATAATGACGCAAAGCTGGCTAGCCTTTCATTGATTGATGAATTGGGTAAGAAATCAGTAAGAATGGCGCATTTGGCTTGTGTAGGTAGCTATGCAATCAATGGAGTAGCTCAGTTACACACCGAATTGCTCAAAAAAGATGTGTTGCATGATTTCTATGCACTCTGGCCAGAAAAATTTAGCAATAAAACCAATGGGGTCACGCCCCGCCGCTGGGTAGTGCAGAATAATCCTGGCCTGAGCAAATTGATTTCCCGCAAAATTGGCGATCGCTGGATTACTCACCTGGACGAATTGCGGAAATTAGAGCAGTTTGCCGATGATCCCCAATTTCAAGCCCAGTGGCAACAGGTCAAGCAAAATTGCAAGCATCAACTGACTAAGCAAATTAAAGAACGTACTGGTGTAGTGGTCGATCCCACCTCCATGTTTGATATTCAAGTCAAGCGGATTCATGAATATAAGCGCCAACACCTCAATGCTCTGCACATTATTACCCTCTACAATCGCCTGAAGGAAAACCCTGATCTTGATCTGCAACCGCGTACCTTTATCTTTGGAGGCAAGGCGGCACCGGGGTATTTCATGGCGAAGTTGATGATCAAGCTCATTACCTCTGTCGGTGAGGTAGTAAACAATGATCCCGATGTACGCGATCGGCTGAAGGTGGTATTTTTGCCGGATTATAATGTCACCAACAGCCAGCGAGTTTACCCTGCCGCTGACCTGTCTGAGCAGATCTCAACTGCTGGCAAAGAAGCCTCTGGTACTGGCAATATGAAGTTTTCGCTGAATGGGGCTCTAACGATCGGTACATTGGATGGGGCGAATGTGGAAATTCGCGAGGAAGTTGGTGCTGAGAATTTCTTCCTATTTGGCCTGACTACCCCAGAGGTAAAAGAGCAAAAAGCCAATGGCTACAATTCTTGGGATGTTTATAATGCTAATCCTGGCCTCAAAAAAGCGATCGATATGATTAGCTGTGGCTTCTTTAGTCATGGCGATCAGCAGTTGTTTAAGCCCTTGCTTGATTCACTGCTATACGACGATAAGTATATGCTATTCGCAGATTACCAGGATTATATCGATTGCCAGGATCGAGTTGGTGATGCCTTTAAGCATAAAGATGCCTGGACTAAAATGTCGATTCTGAATACGGCCAGATCCGGCAAGTTCTCTTCCGATCGTGCCATTCGGGAATATTGTCAGGAAATCTGGCAGGTTGAGCCAGTACCGATCGAGTTACAGGAATATGTCCAGGCTAATGCAGTGCTGCGGGTCAGACAACCAAATGGTTCTAAAGCCTAG
- a CDS encoding FkbM family methyltransferase, whose product MPTPLDYLRHQPFFVKYIQPRLDITFAAKMQDIDWRVYVRLVRNITWVYKSGNVAPTLKALFLAIDQTFQPKVFWDVGANIGYFSWLLLSHSKELEAVLFEPDLDNINLLRKTIAQADFLQSRVQLITSAVSDRQGKASFAIDAITGATGSIDDSRPTFVQMYYDADPSFTTVDTVSLDQLWQQQRAGTPDLIKIDIEGSEDKAIAGAWELIEACQPILVIECMHREIIEQLAQRGYHILDAGNPQRSIKPGIDLLAIPDRHVDAIDNLCTNWQEILT is encoded by the coding sequence ATGCCCACACCACTGGACTACCTACGCCATCAACCTTTCTTTGTAAAGTATATTCAACCGCGATTAGACATCACCTTTGCGGCCAAGATGCAGGATATTGATTGGCGGGTTTATGTGCGATTGGTGCGGAATATTACCTGGGTCTATAAATCTGGTAATGTTGCCCCGACCCTCAAAGCATTGTTTTTGGCGATCGATCAGACCTTTCAACCCAAGGTGTTTTGGGATGTGGGCGCGAATATTGGCTATTTTAGTTGGCTCTTGCTCAGCCACAGCAAAGAGCTAGAAGCAGTGCTGTTTGAGCCGGATCTCGATAACATCAATCTGTTGCGAAAAACCATTGCTCAAGCAGATTTTCTGCAATCAAGGGTGCAATTAATTACCAGTGCGGTCAGCGATCGACAGGGCAAGGCTAGCTTTGCGATCGATGCAATTACCGGCGCAACCGGTTCGATCGATGATTCGCGGCCAACTTTTGTGCAAATGTATTATGACGCAGACCCCAGCTTCACTACCGTTGATACGGTTTCTTTGGATCAACTCTGGCAACAACAACGGGCTGGTACACCGGATCTAATTAAGATTGATATTGAAGGCAGTGAGGATAAGGCGATCGCTGGAGCCTGGGAATTGATCGAGGCTTGTCAGCCGATCCTGGTGATTGAATGTATGCACCGGGAGATCATCGAACAACTGGCACAGCGAGGTTATCACATTCTGGATGCTGGCAATCCTCAGCGATCGATTAAACCAGGGATTGACCTCCTGGCAATTCCCGATCGGCATGTGGACGCGATCGATAATCTGTGTACCAATTGGCAGGAGATTCTAACCTGA
- a CDS encoding DUF3800 domain-containing protein gives MAREHIIYCDESISNGKYFSNFYGGVLVRSCDLAIVKNSIENKKKDLNIAGEVKWSKTSSGSYLDKYIELMDTFFDLVEKNLVKVRIMFTHNIHIPTKLTVEQQQEEYFLLYYQFLKHAFGIQHSNPTQNMVKIRIYLDVLPVKKSDFIEYLHNINNSLELYKYNIEIDKNQIDEVDSKKHSILQCLDVVLGSMQFRLNDLHKAKPEGARFRAKRTVAKEKLYKHISERIRKIYPNFNIGASTSNRGDLRNIWNDPYRHWLFIPRNHKVDLSKGKNYSIKK, from the coding sequence ATGGCACGTGAACACATAATTTATTGTGATGAATCGATCAGTAATGGCAAATATTTCTCCAATTTTTACGGTGGAGTGCTAGTTCGTTCTTGTGATCTAGCGATAGTTAAAAACTCAATAGAAAACAAGAAAAAGGATTTGAATATAGCAGGGGAAGTGAAATGGTCTAAAACTTCATCCGGATCTTATCTAGATAAATATATAGAACTTATGGATACCTTCTTCGACTTAGTCGAGAAGAATCTAGTTAAGGTTAGGATAATGTTTACTCACAACATTCATATCCCAACTAAACTAACAGTAGAACAACAGCAAGAGGAGTATTTTCTGCTCTACTATCAGTTTTTAAAACATGCGTTTGGAATTCAGCACTCAAATCCCACCCAGAATATGGTGAAAATCAGGATTTACTTAGATGTACTACCTGTTAAAAAATCTGACTTCATTGAATACTTACACAATATCAATAACTCGTTAGAGCTTTATAAGTACAATATAGAAATTGATAAAAATCAGATAGATGAAGTTGATTCCAAAAAGCACTCAATACTTCAATGCCTAGATGTTGTCTTAGGTTCTATGCAGTTTAGGCTAAATGATTTACATAAGGCAAAACCTGAAGGGGCAAGATTTAGAGCTAAACGAACAGTCGCAAAAGAGAAGCTTTATAAACATATATCAGAAAGGATTAGAAAGATATACCCTAACTTCAACATAGGAGCTAGCACATCTAACAGAGGTGATCTAAGAAATATATGGAATGATCCGTACCGCCACTGGTTATTTATTCCAAGGAACCATAAGGTAGACCTTTCAAAGGGAAAAAATTATTCCATAAAGAAATAA
- a CDS encoding ArnT family glycosyltransferase has protein sequence MNRSTIALITLLLCGLMLRLGIAAFLPPGYDEAYYYVYTLYPSWSYFDHPPLVGLVTAIGIWLSGGAVTQLSIRLGGVLLYTGTLFFLYASGLRLFGKRAALMTLAIATLIPFFQVGFGVLILPDSPLLFFCTAALYVAVKEFFPSGYCQMLRQASNAPDQVRGSDWALADVPDVLDLPNVPDLQSRQNDCGQPQQKSKQNLSLDCPAQKAQLQPELERSPQAEPIIFSDHWTAEQFDYSDRSDRVKKITYQPTSRIALIGLLVGLACLGKYHGFVFGLGLTIFCLVSPHHRRVFWSPWLLAAISLFLLAIAPMLIWNYQHDWASFRFQSARAVPQAGYNLVGLAVTFLSGIGYLFPSFGLPLWWVSGRSALKVLAVLGTSLIVWLKARKTIANCDRLLPKSISAQLNHFNNQPNQPTLQLGHDLLAQQQLLILCVALPIFLGFTLMGGYRQILPSWHMPGFFIATLLLGRQMAIADRKHPKRVKRWLWGSGAIVILLLAIALSHISIGAFQQGGRYALINAIPVENDASTELFYVQQLRQAFAESPQLSELLAQRDFIFTSNFFFAGQAAMALVPISQTPVTCFTDDMRGFAYWEAADRWVGQDGIYITSEEFWEPPTKYADYFDAITSVTTIPIMRGGQAIQQIYVFKADRLLKPYPRPY, from the coding sequence ATGAATCGATCGACGATCGCATTGATCACCTTACTGCTATGCGGTTTGATGCTGCGATTAGGGATCGCTGCCTTTTTGCCTCCAGGCTATGACGAAGCTTACTATTACGTCTATACGCTCTATCCTAGCTGGTCTTATTTTGATCATCCGCCCTTGGTTGGCCTGGTGACGGCGATCGGTATTTGGCTTAGTGGGGGGGCAGTTACACAATTGTCAATTCGGCTGGGCGGGGTTTTGCTCTATACGGGCACGTTGTTTTTTTTATATGCCTCTGGCCTGCGGTTGTTTGGCAAACGTGCTGCTTTAATGACCCTGGCGATCGCCACCTTAATTCCCTTTTTCCAGGTTGGGTTTGGCGTGTTGATCCTGCCCGATAGTCCTTTGCTGTTTTTCTGTACGGCGGCGTTATATGTGGCTGTCAAAGAGTTTTTCCCCAGTGGTTATTGCCAGATGCTTCGGCAAGCTAGTAATGCACCTGATCAGGTTAGAGGTAGCGATTGGGCTCTTGCTGACGTTCCAGATGTTTTGGATCTCCCCAATGTCCCCGATCTTCAATCGCGGCAGAATGATTGCGGCCAACCTCAGCAAAAATCCAAACAAAATCTGTCCCTGGATTGTCCTGCACAAAAAGCTCAATTGCAACCTGAATTAGAGCGATCGCCCCAGGCAGAACCAATAATTTTTAGCGACCATTGGACTGCTGAGCAATTTGATTACTCCGATCGTTCTGATCGCGTTAAAAAAATTACCTATCAACCCACCTCCCGAATTGCCCTGATTGGTTTACTGGTGGGTTTAGCCTGTTTGGGTAAATATCATGGGTTTGTGTTTGGTCTGGGGTTAACAATCTTTTGCCTGGTCAGCCCCCACCATCGGCGGGTATTCTGGTCACCCTGGTTACTGGCGGCGATTAGTTTGTTTCTGCTGGCGATCGCGCCAATGCTGATCTGGAATTATCAACATGATTGGGCTTCTTTTCGGTTCCAATCTGCCAGGGCAGTACCACAGGCAGGCTATAACCTGGTTGGTTTGGCGGTCACGTTTCTTTCTGGGATTGGTTATCTATTCCCTAGTTTTGGGCTGCCGCTCTGGTGGGTGAGTGGGCGATCGGCTTTAAAGGTTTTAGCGGTATTGGGTACAAGTTTAATTGTTTGGTTGAAAGCCAGAAAAACTATTGCTAACTGCGATCGCCTGCTCCCTAAATCAATCTCAGCTCAGCTCAATCATTTTAATAATCAGCCTAATCAACCAACTCTTCAGCTTGGCCATGACCTCCTAGCTCAACAGCAATTATTAATTCTCTGCGTGGCGCTGCCCATTTTTCTGGGCTTTACGCTGATGGGTGGCTATCGGCAGATTCTACCTAGTTGGCATATGCCAGGTTTTTTTATTGCTACTTTGTTGCTGGGGAGGCAAATGGCGATCGCCGATCGTAAACATCCCAAACGAGTAAAGCGGTGGTTATGGGGTTCTGGCGCGATTGTAATCTTGCTGCTGGCGATCGCGCTGTCTCACATCAGCATTGGCGCATTTCAGCAGGGTGGTAGGTATGCGCTGATTAATGCCATTCCGGTAGAAAATGATGCCTCGACCGAGCTTTTTTATGTGCAGCAGTTGCGGCAGGCATTTGCAGAATCACCCCAGCTATCTGAATTATTAGCCCAGCGTGATTTTATCTTTACCAGCAACTTTTTCTTTGCAGGACAAGCGGCCATGGCATTAGTGCCGATTAGTCAAACGCCAGTAACTTGCTTTACCGATGATATGCGCGGGTTTGCCTATTGGGAAGCGGCCGATCGCTGGGTTGGTCAAGATGGCATTTATATTACCAGTGAGGAGTTTTGGGAGCCACCGACTAAATATGCTGATTATTTTGACGCTATTACGTCAGTCACCACGATCCCAATTATGCGCGGTGGCCAGGCGATCCAGCAGATTTATGTGTTCAAGGCCGATCGACTCCTCAAGCCCTATCCCCGCCCCTATTAA
- a CDS encoding ABC transporter permease translates to MATKEISPVPSFFFNTTTAYIFKRLGQGAFVIFLVSLLSFFLLKLSPGDCLSDLRFDPSITKEFIESEEIRLGYDKPVYMQYFIWLSSALRGNLGQTCQGSIPVLSLVGARAGTTLMLSFATIVITWAIAIPVGIFAAVKQNTWGDRLVQVISYFFQGFPSFVLAILLLMLAQNTSLFPVGGLTSIDFSDLSWFGKVVDIGYHLFLPVLTLTIISFAGLQRLMRGNLLDVMRQDYIKTARAKGLPENKVIYVHALRNAFNPMVTLLGYEFGALLSGSFITEFFFSIPGLGRLLLEAVFQRDVSLVMAGLMIGTFMLVIGNIFADLMLKLLDPRIKLEEMD, encoded by the coding sequence ATGGCAACCAAAGAAATCTCACCAGTACCCAGCTTTTTCTTCAATACCACCACAGCCTATATTTTCAAGCGATTAGGGCAAGGGGCGTTTGTGATTTTTTTGGTCTCCTTGCTCAGCTTTTTCCTGTTGAAGCTCTCACCAGGTGATTGCCTCAGCGATCTAAGGTTTGATCCTAGTATCACCAAGGAATTTATTGAGAGCGAAGAAATTCGCCTGGGCTATGACAAGCCTGTGTACATGCAATATTTCATCTGGTTGAGCAGTGCGCTGCGTGGCAATTTGGGTCAGACTTGCCAAGGTAGCATTCCGGTGTTGTCGCTGGTGGGAGCCAGAGCCGGCACTACGTTGATGCTGTCATTTGCTACGATCGTGATTACCTGGGCGATCGCAATTCCGGTGGGCATTTTCGCCGCCGTTAAACAAAACACCTGGGGCGATCGATTGGTGCAGGTGATCAGCTATTTTTTCCAGGGATTCCCCAGCTTTGTGCTGGCAATTTTGTTGTTGATGCTGGCGCAAAATACTTCGCTGTTCCCAGTTGGTGGCCTGACTAGCATTGACTTTAGCGACCTATCCTGGTTCGGCAAAGTGGTTGATATTGGCTATCATTTGTTTTTGCCGGTCTTAACCCTAACGATCATTAGTTTTGCGGGACTGCAACGACTGATGCGGGGTAACCTGCTGGATGTGATGCGGCAGGACTACATTAAAACCGCCCGTGCCAAGGGTTTACCAGAAAATAAGGTGATTTATGTCCATGCTTTGCGCAATGCCTTTAATCCAATGGTGACGCTGCTAGGCTATGAATTTGGCGCTTTGCTGAGTGGCTCATTTATTACCGAGTTTTTCTTTAGTATTCCTGGTTTGGGGCGATTGCTCCTGGAGGCTGTATTTCAGCGCGACGTGAGCCTGGTGATGGCGGGACTGATGATCGGTACATTCATGCTGGTGATTGGCAATATCTTTGCGGACTTGATGCTAAAGCTACTCGATCCCCGGATCAAACTAGAGGAAATGGATTAG
- the purH gene encoding bifunctional phosphoribosylaminoimidazolecarboxamide formyltransferase/IMP cyclohydrolase, translated as MTRIALLSTSDKTGLVNLARTLVEKYQFQLISSGGTAKVLAEANLPVTKVSDYTGAPEILGGRVKTLHPKVHGGILAQTDLAQDNQDLQNNQIQSIALVVVNLYPFEQTIAQEHVSLEEAIEQIDIGGPTLIRAAAKNHKHVTILSSPDQYAACLDELEANGGETRLKFRRSLALAAFQHTQAYDLAISNYLTGQFGQQAEDELAKPNYELSGHNPKVLRYGENPHQPATWYQSGSKATGWSAAQQLQGKELSYNNLLDLEAARRIVAEFVADRPSAVLVKHNNPCGVAIADDLVIAYQKALAADSISAFGGIVALNRAIDAATAAKLTETFLECVVAPACKPAAQEILQRKSKLRVLTLPDLAQGTAENVRLIAGGLLVQKSDQMPIHVDDWQIATKKQPTADQMEELMFAWRVVRHVKSNAILVSRDRQTLGIGAGQMNRVGAAQIALSLAAEKPGQAIQGAVLASDGFLPFDDTVKAAAAAGITAIIQPGGSIRDQDSIQAADELGMVMVLTGVRHFLH; from the coding sequence ATGACTCGTATTGCCCTACTCAGCACCTCCGACAAAACTGGCCTGGTTAATTTGGCTCGTACCCTGGTCGAGAAATATCAATTTCAATTGATCAGTAGTGGTGGCACCGCCAAGGTTTTAGCAGAGGCGAATCTACCTGTGACCAAGGTGTCGGACTATACGGGCGCACCGGAAATTTTGGGTGGTCGGGTTAAAACCTTGCATCCCAAGGTGCATGGCGGCATTTTGGCACAAACTGATTTAGCCCAGGATAATCAGGATTTGCAGAACAACCAAATCCAATCGATCGCCCTGGTGGTGGTGAATTTATACCCGTTCGAGCAAACGATCGCCCAGGAGCATGTATCGCTAGAAGAGGCGATCGAACAAATCGATATTGGTGGGCCCACATTGATTAGAGCAGCGGCCAAAAATCACAAACATGTCACGATTTTATCCAGCCCCGATCAATATGCAGCCTGTTTGGATGAGCTAGAGGCCAATGGCGGCGAAACAAGGCTTAAATTCAGGCGATCGCTTGCCCTGGCAGCCTTCCAGCATACCCAAGCCTATGATCTGGCCATTTCTAATTATCTAACTGGCCAGTTTGGTCAGCAAGCTGAGGATGAATTAGCCAAACCTAACTATGAGTTAAGTGGTCACAACCCCAAGGTCTTGCGCTATGGCGAGAACCCCCACCAACCAGCCACCTGGTATCAATCTGGCAGTAAGGCAACGGGCTGGTCAGCGGCGCAACAACTGCAAGGGAAGGAATTAAGCTATAACAACTTGCTAGACCTGGAAGCAGCGCGGCGAATTGTGGCTGAGTTTGTGGCCGATCGCCCCAGTGCAGTGTTGGTCAAGCATAATAACCCCTGTGGCGTGGCGATCGCTGATGATCTGGTGATCGCCTATCAAAAAGCCCTGGCCGCAGATTCGATCTCTGCTTTTGGGGGCATTGTGGCCTTGAATCGGGCGATCGATGCGGCTACCGCAGCAAAACTCACCGAAACTTTTTTAGAATGCGTGGTTGCCCCTGCTTGTAAACCTGCCGCCCAGGAAATTTTGCAACGTAAATCCAAATTACGGGTATTGACTCTGCCGGATCTGGCGCAAGGCACTGCTGAGAATGTGCGCTTGATTGCTGGTGGCCTGCTGGTGCAAAAGAGCGACCAGATGCCGATTCATGTTGATGACTGGCAGATCGCCACCAAAAAACAACCCACCGCCGACCAGATGGAAGAGTTGATGTTTGCCTGGCGGGTGGTTAGACATGTGAAATCCAATGCAATTTTAGTCAGCCGCGATCGCCAAACCCTGGGGATCGGTGCAGGGCAAATGAATCGGGTTGGGGCAGCGCAGATCGCCCTGTCGTTGGCGGCGGAAAAGCCAGGTCAAGCAATTCAGGGAGCGGTTTTGGCCAGTGATGGCTTTTTACCCTTTGATGACACAGTAAAGGCGGCAGCAGCAGCAGGTATTACGGCGATCATTCAGCCTGGGGGCAGCATCCGGGATCAAGACTCAATTCAGGCCGCTGATGAACTGGGCATGGTGATGGTTTTAACTGGTGTACGTCACTTTTTGCATTAA
- the pyk gene encoding pyruvate kinase, which yields MIFSQPHRTKIVATIGPASSSRAMIKQLIESGMAVARLNFSHGSYEDHANTIATIRQLSQELGKPVTLLQDLQGPKVRVGHLPNGGIPLEEGIEYFLVPIEEFRGEENIIPIDYPHLATEAEPDTQILLDDGLLELRVIEVNHQAVKCEVVKGGMLASRKGVNFPSLNLQLPSMTEKDEQDLQFGVEKGIDWVALSFVRQVQDIRSLKELLTKLGAATTPVIAKIEKPQAIDNIEAIVAECDGIMVARGDLGVEMSPEKVPLLQKKIIRLCNQQGIPVITATQMLQSMIDNPRPTRAEASDVANAIIDGTDAVMLSGESAVGQYPTQAVEIMARIAAQTEENLEFINLPPHERDATHAISEAINTIDKAIDLRCIAAFTTSGYTAALVASERLQVPIIAFTADIRTYYRLNLLWGVIPLLLTGAIDSVEVLSDRIEAALHQCELVQAGDKVLIIGGSPIQCEKGTNFIKIHGIKEDC from the coding sequence ATGATATTTTCACAGCCACACCGCACCAAGATTGTGGCCACGATCGGCCCTGCTAGTAGCTCCCGCGCCATGATTAAGCAGCTAATTGAATCGGGCATGGCAGTAGCTCGCCTCAACTTTTCCCACGGTAGCTATGAGGATCATGCCAACACGATCGCCACAATCCGGCAGCTCTCCCAGGAGCTAGGCAAGCCAGTCACCCTGCTGCAAGACCTGCAAGGCCCCAAGGTACGGGTTGGTCATTTGCCAAATGGCGGTATCCCACTAGAAGAAGGAATCGAATATTTTTTAGTGCCGATCGAAGAGTTTCGCGGCGAAGAAAACATCATTCCGATCGACTATCCCCATCTGGCCACCGAAGCGGAACCAGACACCCAAATTTTGCTGGATGATGGCTTGCTAGAGCTAAGGGTCATTGAAGTTAATCACCAGGCGGTGAAATGCGAGGTAGTTAAAGGTGGAATGCTGGCTAGTCGCAAGGGGGTTAATTTTCCCAGCTTAAATTTGCAGCTTCCCTCTATGACCGAGAAAGATGAGCAGGACTTGCAGTTTGGTGTTGAGAAGGGGATCGATTGGGTGGCGTTGAGCTTTGTGCGGCAAGTGCAGGATATTCGATCGCTCAAGGAATTATTAACTAAGTTGGGGGCAGCGACTACGCCAGTGATCGCCAAGATCGAGAAACCCCAAGCGATCGACAACATTGAAGCGATCGTGGCCGAATGTGATGGCATCATGGTGGCGCGGGGTGATCTGGGCGTGGAAATGAGTCCGGAGAAAGTGCCCCTGCTCCAGAAAAAGATCATTCGGCTTTGTAATCAACAGGGTATTCCCGTGATCACGGCAACCCAGATGCTCCAGAGCATGATTGATAATCCACGCCCCACCAGAGCAGAAGCTAGTGATGTGGCCAATGCGATTATTGATGGCACTGATGCGGTGATGTTGTCCGGTGAATCGGCAGTGGGTCAATATCCAACCCAGGCAGTGGAGATCATGGCGCGGATTGCCGCCCAGACTGAGGAGAATTTGGAATTTATAAACCTACCACCCCATGAGCGGGATGCCACCCATGCGATCAGCGAAGCGATCAACACGATCGATAAGGCGATCGACCTGCGCTGTATTGCGGCCTTTACTACCAGTGGTTACACGGCGGCATTGGTGGCCTCGGAGCGATTGCAAGTGCCGATTATTGCTTTCACTGCCGACATTCGCACGTACTATCGCTTGAATTTATTGTGGGGGGTAATTCCGTTGCTGTTAACTGGGGCGATCGATTCGGTGGAGGTACTCAGCGATCGGATTGAAGCAGCCCTTCATCAATGCGAGCTAGTGCAAGCGGGGGATAAGGTATTAATTATTGGTGGTAGCCCAATTCAATGCGAGAAGGGGACTAATTTTATTAAAATTCATGGCATCAAGGAAGACTGCTAG
- a CDS encoding DUF4926 domain-containing protein gives MTVNPINLLDVVALTVDLPDYNLWRGQVGTVVETLANGQAFEVEFSDRDGRTFESLGLRPEEIMVLHFEPASPDLKPEMARV, from the coding sequence ATGACAGTAAATCCCATAAATTTACTTGATGTTGTGGCATTGACAGTTGATTTGCCAGATTACAACTTATGGCGCGGACAAGTCGGCACGGTGGTTGAGACTTTGGCGAATGGGCAGGCATTTGAAGTCGAATTTAGCGATCGAGACGGAAGGACGTTTGAATCTTTAGGATTGCGTCCAGAGGAAATCATGGTGTTACACTTTGAGCCTGCATCGCCTGACTTGAAACCTGAAATGGCTAGAGTATAG